A genomic region of Microbacterium schleiferi contains the following coding sequences:
- a CDS encoding AlkA N-terminal domain-containing protein, whose protein sequence is MTFDERYAAIQSRDGRFDGQFVTAVRSTGIYCRPSCPARTPKPENVTFYPTSAAAHEAGYRACKRCLPEAAPGSPDWDVRGDVAARAMRLIADGIVEREGVPGLARRLGYSPRHLTRLLTAELGAGPLALSRAQRAHTARMLLVGTAMPASEIAFASGFASVRQFNDTIREVFSLSPLELRARRAGAGSAAGNIDLALPVRGPFDAAGLFAWMSARALPGVESAGEASFARTVRLASGPGWFEVRTDADGSVRLRATVTALADLAALVSRVRRIFDLDADPLAIDVALSRHPELAPRVRAIPGIRVPGSADPHEMLVRAMVGQQISVAAARTALTALAAALGEEVPGPEGTTRLFPTMAAIAEHGTEVLRGPAARIRAIVGAAGALAGGELALTIADDGADQRHALLALPGVGPWTADYVRMRVLGDPDVVLPTDVAVRSGANAIGIEPEGLEEWAAGVAPWRSYLCAHLWRAVPPRPPRTSPPRSGRGRTPADTVHRITERPVGPHAAEEEIPA, encoded by the coding sequence ATGACCTTCGACGAACGGTACGCCGCGATCCAGTCGCGCGACGGCCGTTTCGACGGTCAGTTCGTCACCGCTGTGCGCTCGACGGGCATCTACTGCCGGCCCAGCTGCCCGGCCCGCACACCGAAGCCCGAGAACGTCACGTTCTACCCGACGAGCGCCGCGGCGCACGAGGCCGGCTACCGCGCCTGCAAGCGGTGCCTGCCCGAGGCCGCGCCCGGCTCTCCGGACTGGGATGTGCGCGGCGACGTCGCGGCGCGGGCAATGCGCCTCATTGCCGACGGGATCGTCGAGCGCGAGGGCGTGCCCGGACTCGCGCGTCGGCTCGGCTATTCCCCGCGGCATCTGACGAGGCTTCTCACGGCAGAACTCGGGGCCGGCCCGCTCGCCCTCAGTCGCGCACAGCGGGCGCACACGGCTCGGATGCTGCTGGTCGGCACCGCAATGCCGGCATCGGAGATCGCCTTCGCGTCGGGGTTCGCGAGCGTCCGCCAGTTCAACGACACGATCCGCGAGGTCTTCAGCCTCAGCCCTCTCGAGCTGCGTGCCCGCCGCGCGGGCGCCGGATCGGCCGCGGGGAACATCGATCTCGCGCTGCCGGTACGCGGTCCGTTCGACGCTGCGGGCCTGTTCGCCTGGATGAGTGCCCGTGCGCTGCCCGGGGTCGAGAGTGCGGGGGAGGCATCCTTCGCGCGTACCGTGCGACTGGCGTCGGGGCCGGGCTGGTTCGAGGTGAGAACGGATGCCGACGGCAGTGTGCGGCTGCGGGCTACCGTCACCGCGCTCGCTGACCTCGCGGCACTGGTCAGTCGCGTCCGTCGCATCTTCGACCTCGACGCCGATCCCCTCGCGATCGATGTTGCGTTGTCGCGGCACCCCGAACTGGCTCCGCGCGTCCGCGCGATTCCCGGGATTCGCGTGCCGGGCTCGGCGGACCCCCACGAGATGCTCGTTCGCGCAATGGTCGGCCAGCAGATCAGTGTCGCTGCCGCCCGCACGGCGCTCACCGCGCTCGCCGCTGCGCTGGGCGAAGAGGTACCCGGCCCCGAGGGGACAACAAGGCTCTTCCCGACGATGGCCGCGATCGCCGAGCACGGCACGGAGGTCTTGCGCGGACCGGCTGCCCGCATCCGGGCGATCGTCGGCGCCGCCGGCGCGCTGGCGGGCGGCGAGCTCGCACTCACGATCGCCGACGACGGTGCCGACCAGCGACACGCGCTTCTGGCCCTTCCCGGCGTGGGTCCCTGGACGGCGGACTACGTGCGGATGCGCGTGCTCGGCGACCCCGACGTCGTGCTTCCCACGGATGTCGCCGTGCGCAGCGGCGCGAATGCCATCGGCATCGAGCCCGAAGGGCTCGAGGAGTGGGCGGCGGGCGTCGCGCCGTGGCGCAGCTACCTGTGCGCACACCTGTGGCGCGCCGTTCCCCCACGGCCGCCCCGCACCTCACCGCCGCGGTCCGGCCGGGGCCGGACACCCGCAGACACCGTCCACCGCATCACCGAGAGGCCCGTGGGCCCTCACGCCGCCGAAGAGGAGATCCCCGCATGA
- a CDS encoding nitroreductase family deazaflavin-dependent oxidoreductase: MPLTGEYKPSTSEWARTQAETYEATGGAEGAVLRGKPVIVLTTLGAKTGGLRKTALMRVEHDGSYAVIASKGGAPDEPKWAGNMRKHAAVELQDGAAKRDYIAREVEGDERDQWWARAVEVWPDYAEYQKKTDRLIAVFVLDPA, from the coding sequence ATGCCGCTGACCGGAGAGTACAAGCCGTCCACGTCGGAGTGGGCGCGCACGCAGGCCGAAACCTACGAAGCCACGGGAGGCGCCGAGGGTGCAGTATTGCGGGGCAAGCCCGTCATCGTGCTCACGACGCTGGGCGCGAAGACCGGCGGGCTGCGCAAGACCGCCCTCATGCGCGTCGAACACGACGGCAGCTATGCCGTGATCGCCTCGAAGGGTGGCGCGCCCGACGAGCCCAAGTGGGCCGGCAACATGCGCAAGCATGCCGCCGTCGAGCTGCAGGATGGCGCGGCCAAGCGCGACTACATCGCTCGCGAGGTCGAGGGAGACGAGCGCGACCAGTGGTGGGCCCGTGCCGTCGAGGTCTGGCCCGACTACGCCGAGTATCAGAAGAAGACCGATCGGCTGATCGCGGTCTTCGTGCTCGACCCCGCCTGA
- the purN gene encoding phosphoribosylglycinamide formyltransferase, producing the protein MLTVAVLISGAGSNLRALLEAANEPDYPARIVVVGADREAEGLAHAEAFGIPWFFVPYAEYPNREEWGDALRDQLAAWQPDLIVLSGLMRLLPASVLEPWAPRIINTHPAYLPEFPGAHGVRDALAAGATQTGASVIVVDAGVDTGPILAQERIAVLAGDDEASLHERIKPVERRLLIDVVRRIATGEIDLSAP; encoded by the coding sequence GTGCTCACCGTCGCCGTTCTCATCTCCGGCGCCGGATCGAACCTGCGGGCGCTGCTCGAGGCGGCGAACGAGCCCGACTATCCGGCGCGGATCGTTGTCGTCGGCGCTGACCGCGAGGCCGAGGGGCTCGCGCACGCCGAGGCATTCGGCATCCCGTGGTTCTTCGTGCCGTATGCCGAGTACCCGAACCGCGAGGAGTGGGGCGACGCGTTGCGTGACCAGCTCGCTGCCTGGCAACCCGACCTCATCGTGCTCAGCGGCCTGATGAGGCTGCTCCCTGCGTCGGTGCTTGAACCCTGGGCGCCGCGAATCATCAACACCCACCCCGCGTACCTGCCGGAGTTCCCCGGCGCTCACGGCGTGCGGGACGCGCTCGCGGCCGGCGCCACCCAGACCGGCGCGAGCGTCATCGTCGTCGATGCCGGCGTCGATACCGGTCCGATCCTCGCTCAGGAGCGCATCGCGGTGCTCGCCGGCGACGACGAGGCGAGCCTTCATGAGAGGATCAAGCCGGTCGAAAGACGACTTCTGATCGACGTCGTGCGGCGCATCGCCACCGGCGAGATCGACCTCTCCGCTCCCTGA
- a CDS encoding dihydrolipoyl dehydrogenase family protein, with product MSAREYDLVVIGAGPVGENVADRAVQGGLRVVIVESELVGGECSYWACMPSKALLRSGAVLRAARAVDGAKQAVTGELDVAATLARRTGMTHDWNDSSQVEWLENTGIDLVRGHARIAGRKRVEVTRPGGEVVDLIATHAVAVCTGSAALLPNTPGLREIEPWTSREATSARSAPASLAIIGGGVVGCEMATAYASFGTDVTLIARSGLLGGMEPFAGEIVGEALTGQGARVLTGVDVVSASRDENGRTLTLSDGTSVTADEVLVATGRVPRTADLGLESVDLKPGAWLDVDDTMLVRDTDWLYAVGDVNHRALLTHQGKYQARAAGDVIAARARGAHVDTSRWGTHVATADHDHVPQVTFTDPEVASVGLTAERAEAAGINIRVLDYDLAWVAGASTASDDYRGQARAVVDREREVLVGATFVGPDVAELLHSATIAIVGEVPLSRLWHAVPSYPTVSEVWLRWLEAYGRP from the coding sequence ATGAGCGCGCGGGAGTATGACCTTGTTGTGATCGGGGCCGGACCGGTCGGCGAGAATGTGGCCGACCGGGCAGTGCAGGGGGGCCTGCGGGTCGTCATCGTCGAAAGCGAACTCGTCGGTGGCGAGTGCTCGTACTGGGCGTGCATGCCATCAAAGGCACTGCTGCGTAGTGGTGCGGTGCTGCGCGCCGCGCGAGCTGTCGACGGAGCCAAACAGGCAGTCACCGGTGAGCTAGACGTCGCCGCGACCCTGGCGCGGCGCACGGGCATGACCCACGACTGGAACGACTCTTCGCAGGTCGAGTGGCTCGAGAACACCGGGATCGACCTGGTCCGTGGCCACGCGCGGATCGCGGGCCGCAAGCGCGTCGAGGTGACCCGTCCCGGTGGCGAGGTCGTCGACCTCATCGCAACCCACGCCGTCGCCGTCTGCACCGGTTCGGCGGCACTGTTGCCGAACACCCCGGGGCTGCGGGAGATCGAACCGTGGACGAGCCGTGAAGCGACGAGCGCGCGATCGGCCCCGGCGTCGCTCGCGATCATCGGCGGCGGGGTCGTGGGATGCGAGATGGCAACCGCATACGCGAGCTTCGGCACGGATGTCACGCTCATCGCCCGCTCGGGCCTGCTCGGCGGCATGGAGCCGTTCGCCGGTGAGATAGTCGGAGAAGCGCTGACTGGGCAGGGCGCCCGGGTCCTCACGGGGGTGGATGTCGTCTCGGCATCCCGCGACGAGAATGGACGCACTCTCACCCTCTCGGACGGCACGTCGGTAACAGCGGACGAGGTGCTCGTGGCCACCGGACGGGTACCGCGAACGGCAGACCTCGGCCTCGAATCCGTCGATCTGAAGCCGGGCGCGTGGCTCGATGTCGACGACACGATGCTCGTGCGCGACACCGACTGGCTCTACGCGGTCGGCGATGTCAATCACCGCGCCCTCCTCACTCACCAGGGGAAGTATCAGGCGCGCGCTGCGGGGGATGTCATCGCCGCCCGCGCCCGCGGCGCCCACGTCGACACCTCCCGCTGGGGCACGCATGTCGCAACCGCCGACCACGACCACGTCCCTCAGGTGACCTTCACCGACCCCGAGGTCGCCTCGGTCGGGCTCACCGCCGAGCGTGCGGAGGCCGCAGGGATCAACATCCGGGTGCTGGACTACGACCTCGCGTGGGTCGCGGGAGCCTCCACGGCTTCGGATGACTACCGGGGCCAGGCACGCGCCGTCGTCGACCGGGAACGTGAGGTGCTGGTTGGTGCAACCTTCGTCGGGCCGGACGTGGCGGAGCTGCTGCACTCGGCCACGATCGCCATCGTCGGTGAGGTTCCGCTGAGCCGACTCTGGCACGCGGTGCCGTCATACCCGACCGTCAGCGAAGTGTGGCTGCGCTGGCTGGAGGCCTACGGCCGCCCCTGA
- a CDS encoding polysaccharide deacetylase family protein, protein MQFTIPAGFTTDALTALGIPPTDAPLTILVPAVRADPLLTDLGRRVLASVGQPYSGPSIQNPGDVPVDCSLTPCVALTYDDGPSDLTPSMLDALGAHRASATFFAMGEKAKRYAATLQRMVAEGHLVGNHSWNHPSLPTLTDAQVAAQLGDTSAALQAASGQPITMFRPPYGEYTARVLAIARMPAILWDVDTEDWKGIADDVLIERAITQPRPGSIVLQHDIHQNTGRTVGAICDGLLDRGFTIVTIEKLFRGDVPTSGAWRSAR, encoded by the coding sequence ATGCAGTTCACGATCCCGGCGGGGTTCACGACTGACGCGCTCACTGCCCTTGGCATCCCCCCGACCGATGCGCCCCTGACGATCCTGGTTCCCGCGGTGCGCGCCGACCCGCTGCTCACCGACCTCGGCCGGCGAGTGCTCGCCTCGGTCGGGCAGCCGTACTCCGGCCCCAGCATCCAGAACCCGGGCGATGTTCCGGTCGACTGTTCCCTGACGCCGTGCGTTGCTCTCACCTACGATGACGGTCCGAGCGATCTCACACCGAGCATGTTGGACGCACTGGGCGCGCATCGCGCGAGCGCGACCTTCTTTGCGATGGGTGAGAAGGCGAAGAGGTACGCCGCCACCCTTCAGCGGATGGTCGCCGAGGGACACCTGGTCGGAAACCACTCGTGGAACCATCCCTCGCTGCCGACGCTCACCGATGCGCAGGTCGCTGCGCAGCTCGGCGATACGTCGGCTGCGCTGCAGGCGGCATCCGGACAGCCGATCACGATGTTCCGACCACCCTACGGCGAGTACACCGCGAGGGTCCTCGCGATCGCGCGGATGCCCGCCATCCTCTGGGACGTCGACACCGAGGACTGGAAGGGAATCGCCGACGACGTGCTCATCGAGCGCGCCATCACGCAGCCGCGGCCGGGCTCGATCGTGCTGCAGCACGACATCCACCAGAACACGGGACGTACTGTCGGTGCGATCTGCGATGGCCTTCTCGATCGCGGCTTCACGATCGTCACGATCGAGAAACTGTTCCGCGGCGACGTCCCGACGTCGGGGGCGTGGCGCAGCGCCCGGTGA
- the sucD gene encoding succinate--CoA ligase subunit alpha — MSIFLNQDSKVIVQGITGGEGTKHTALMLKAGTQVVGGVNARKAGTTVSHTDKDGNPVELPVFASVAEAMAETGADVSIAFVPAAFTKDAMIEAIDAEIPLLVVITEGVPVGDTAEAWAYAKSKGNTTRIIGPNCPGIITPGESLVGITPANITGKGPIGLVSKSGTLTYQMMFELRDLGFSTAIGIGGDPVIGTTHIDALAAFEADPETKAIVMIGEIGGDAEERAADFIKANVTKPVVGYVAGFTAPEGKTMGHAGAIVSGSAGTAQAKKEALEAAGVKVGKTPSETAALMREIIEGLTSSL, encoded by the coding sequence ATGTCGATCTTCCTCAACCAGGACTCCAAGGTCATCGTCCAGGGCATCACCGGCGGCGAGGGCACCAAGCACACCGCGCTGATGCTCAAGGCCGGCACGCAGGTCGTCGGGGGCGTCAACGCCCGCAAGGCCGGCACGACCGTCTCCCACACCGACAAGGACGGCAACCCGGTCGAGCTGCCGGTGTTCGCATCCGTGGCCGAGGCGATGGCTGAGACCGGCGCCGACGTCTCGATCGCGTTCGTTCCCGCCGCCTTCACCAAGGACGCGATGATCGAGGCTATCGATGCCGAGATCCCGCTCTTGGTCGTCATCACCGAGGGTGTCCCCGTCGGCGACACCGCCGAGGCATGGGCCTACGCGAAGAGCAAGGGCAACACGACGCGCATCATCGGTCCCAACTGCCCCGGCATCATCACCCCCGGCGAGTCTCTCGTGGGCATCACCCCGGCCAACATCACCGGCAAGGGCCCGATCGGCCTCGTGTCGAAGTCGGGCACGCTGACCTACCAGATGATGTTCGAACTGCGCGACCTGGGCTTTTCGACCGCGATCGGCATCGGCGGTGACCCGGTCATCGGCACGACGCACATCGATGCGCTCGCCGCCTTCGAGGCTGACCCCGAGACCAAGGCGATCGTCATGATCGGTGAGATCGGTGGGGATGCCGAAGAGCGTGCCGCCGACTTCATCAAGGCCAACGTCACCAAGCCGGTTGTCGGCTACGTCGCCGGTTTCACGGCGCCCGAGGGTAAGACCATGGGTCACGCCGGCGCGATCGTCTCGGGATCGGCGGGCACGGCGCAGGCCAAGAAGGAGGCCCTCGAGGCCGCCGGCGTCAAGGTCGGCAAGACGCCATCTGAGACCGCCGCCCTGATGCGCGAGATCATCGAAGGTCTGACGTCGAGTCTTTGA
- the purH gene encoding bifunctional phosphoribosylaminoimidazolecarboxamide formyltransferase/IMP cyclohydrolase gives MAGPSHDPSLYRDRDVVPVRRALVSVSDKTDLISLATALAEAGVEIVSTGSTAATIRDAGFAVTDVAAVTGFPESLDGRVKTLHPSVHAGLLADLRLAHHENQLEDLGIRPFELVVVNLYPFVETVASGAQGDDVVEQIDIGGPAMVRASAKNYANVAIVVSPESYGSVIESIRAGGTSLAQRRELAARAFAHTAEYDRAVATWFADETLGEDVDLPSHLTIRAERLATLRYGENMHQRAAIYTRTGGHGIAQATQLQGKEMSYNNYVDADAALRAAFDLVKPAVAIIKHANPCGIAVTAPNALDPIASAHLRAHACDPVSAFGGVIAANRKVTLKMAENLRDIFTEVIVAPDFEPEALEVFRLKNNLRVLKLPDDWKQEPMDVRLISGGLLLQDADRFPDDIESVATDWELVSGERPDADAMTNLIFAWKSCRAVKSNAIVLAKDSATVGIGMGQVNRVDSCRLAVERAGDRVQGAVAASDAFFPFADGPQVLIDAGVSAIVQPGGSVRDEEVVKAARDAGITMFFTRERHFFH, from the coding sequence ATGGCAGGCCCCAGTCACGACCCGTCCCTGTACCGCGACCGCGACGTCGTGCCCGTCCGCCGGGCACTGGTCTCGGTCAGCGATAAGACCGACCTCATCAGCCTCGCCACCGCGCTCGCCGAGGCCGGCGTCGAGATCGTTTCCACGGGGTCGACGGCTGCGACCATCCGGGACGCCGGATTCGCCGTGACCGATGTCGCGGCCGTGACCGGCTTTCCCGAGTCGCTCGACGGGCGTGTCAAGACGCTGCACCCCTCGGTGCACGCGGGGCTTCTTGCCGACCTCCGCCTTGCGCACCACGAGAACCAGCTCGAGGATCTCGGCATCCGGCCCTTCGAGCTCGTCGTGGTCAACCTCTACCCGTTCGTCGAGACGGTAGCGTCCGGCGCCCAGGGCGACGATGTCGTCGAGCAGATCGATATCGGCGGTCCGGCGATGGTGCGGGCCTCGGCCAAGAACTACGCGAACGTCGCGATCGTCGTCTCGCCCGAGTCGTACGGGTCGGTCATCGAGTCGATCCGTGCCGGTGGCACATCGCTGGCACAGCGCCGCGAGCTTGCCGCTCGGGCCTTTGCGCACACCGCCGAGTACGACCGGGCAGTCGCCACCTGGTTCGCCGATGAGACTCTGGGGGAGGACGTCGACCTTCCCTCGCACCTGACGATCCGCGCGGAGCGTCTCGCGACGCTGCGTTACGGCGAGAACATGCACCAGCGTGCGGCGATCTACACGCGCACCGGTGGTCACGGCATCGCCCAGGCAACCCAGCTGCAGGGCAAGGAGATGTCATACAACAACTACGTCGACGCCGACGCCGCCCTGCGCGCCGCGTTCGACCTGGTCAAGCCCGCCGTCGCGATCATCAAGCACGCGAACCCCTGCGGCATCGCGGTGACGGCGCCCAACGCGCTCGACCCGATCGCCAGCGCACACCTGCGCGCTCACGCATGCGACCCGGTCTCGGCTTTCGGAGGTGTCATTGCCGCCAACCGCAAGGTGACGCTGAAGATGGCCGAGAACCTGCGCGACATCTTCACCGAGGTGATCGTGGCGCCGGACTTCGAGCCGGAAGCCCTCGAGGTCTTCCGACTCAAGAACAACCTGCGCGTTCTCAAGCTGCCCGACGACTGGAAGCAGGAGCCGATGGATGTTCGGCTCATCTCGGGCGGCCTGCTGCTGCAGGATGCCGACCGCTTCCCCGATGACATCGAATCCGTCGCGACCGACTGGGAGCTCGTCTCCGGCGAGCGGCCGGATGCCGATGCGATGACGAACCTGATCTTCGCGTGGAAGTCCTGCCGAGCCGTGAAGTCGAATGCGATCGTCCTCGCGAAGGACTCGGCGACGGTCGGGATCGGCATGGGCCAGGTTAACCGGGTGGACTCGTGCCGCTTGGCCGTCGAGCGCGCCGGCGATCGCGTCCAGGGCGCGGTTGCGGCATCCGACGCATTCTTCCCGTTCGCTGACGGACCCCAGGTCCTCATCGACGCCGGCGTTTCGGCGATCGTGCAGCCGGGAGGGTCGGTTCGCGATGAAGAGGTCGTGAAGGCCGCCCGCGACGCGGGCATCACGATGTTCTTCACGCGCGAGCGCCACTTCTTCCACTAG
- a CDS encoding methylated-DNA--[protein]-cysteine S-methyltransferase: MSDTAVLEFVETPDGPFAILAADDGAVLSSGWTDSPERIVERIRPDRRPSTVRPGTTDAAAAVRAYYAGDLAAIDDVRVRQFGTPGQHAGWAVLRRIAPGAPLSYATFAAALGQPTAVRAAASVCARNAPALFVPCHRVLRTDGSLGGFAWGLDVKRSLLDRENPSLL; the protein is encoded by the coding sequence ATGAGCGACACCGCCGTTCTCGAGTTCGTCGAGACCCCCGACGGCCCGTTTGCCATCCTCGCCGCAGACGACGGCGCGGTGCTGTCATCTGGCTGGACCGACTCGCCCGAACGCATCGTCGAACGCATCCGCCCGGATCGTCGTCCCTCAACTGTCCGCCCCGGCACGACGGATGCCGCAGCCGCCGTCCGCGCGTACTACGCGGGCGACCTCGCGGCGATCGACGACGTGCGGGTTCGGCAGTTCGGTACTCCCGGGCAGCACGCCGGATGGGCAGTGCTACGCCGGATCGCGCCCGGGGCGCCGCTGTCATACGCCACGTTCGCCGCGGCGCTCGGCCAGCCCACAGCGGTGCGGGCTGCAGCATCCGTCTGTGCCCGCAACGCCCCGGCGCTGTTCGTGCCGTGCCATCGCGTGTTGCGCACCGACGGCAGCCTCGGAGGATTTGCGTGGGGACTCGATGTCAAGCGGTCGCTTCTGGATCGCGAGAATCCGTCCTTGCTTTGA
- a CDS encoding DUF6350 family protein — MNRVIVFLLAAFDALVTVAAGLVVVLAPATLLWVVEFGGLAPWDALWPTAATIWQLGHVVPQEITLPADYVATAGIDPAAAPFMLSLAPLAFAGFTAISAARSGRRASRSGAAFTGAIAGTVVFAAAAAGIALTGANAVANSNLTEAILFPALIFGIPAILGALVGEWQDADRGIIAALRERTEDLPEDWSLAPTVIARAGAITVVGLIGVAALATAVVIFARGSQIVGLYEASNVDVLGAVVLTLGQLLYLPTLVVWALAFVAGPGVSLGAGSTVAASGTTTGVLPGVPLLGALPESTSPWLLLLALLPVGVGAFAGWVARSSYAADAERISARIATTLGIAVFAAGSAAILAVLASGSLGPGTLAQVGPEAGPVALAIGVEVGVSAGILLLSPRRRARDDGASASPPAALLEPSID, encoded by the coding sequence ATGAACCGGGTCATCGTCTTCCTTCTCGCCGCCTTCGACGCGCTGGTCACCGTCGCCGCCGGGCTCGTCGTCGTCCTCGCGCCAGCGACGCTGCTCTGGGTGGTCGAGTTCGGTGGGCTGGCGCCGTGGGACGCGCTCTGGCCGACTGCCGCGACCATCTGGCAGCTGGGGCACGTCGTCCCCCAGGAGATCACGCTGCCGGCCGACTACGTGGCAACGGCCGGTATCGACCCGGCGGCGGCACCCTTCATGCTCTCGCTGGCCCCGCTCGCCTTCGCGGGCTTCACCGCGATCTCGGCAGCTCGCTCGGGTCGCCGGGCGTCGCGCTCGGGCGCAGCATTCACCGGTGCGATCGCGGGAACCGTGGTGTTCGCCGCGGCAGCTGCCGGGATCGCCCTCACCGGCGCGAATGCCGTTGCGAACTCGAATCTGACCGAAGCTATCCTCTTCCCCGCGCTGATCTTCGGCATCCCCGCGATCCTCGGCGCACTCGTCGGGGAGTGGCAGGATGCCGACCGCGGCATCATTGCTGCGCTGCGGGAGCGCACCGAGGACCTGCCCGAGGACTGGTCCCTCGCCCCGACGGTCATCGCGCGGGCCGGGGCGATCACCGTCGTCGGCCTCATCGGCGTGGCAGCGCTGGCCACTGCTGTGGTGATCTTTGCCCGCGGCTCCCAGATCGTCGGCCTGTACGAGGCATCCAACGTGGATGTCCTCGGGGCCGTGGTCCTCACGCTCGGTCAGCTTCTGTACCTTCCCACCCTCGTCGTGTGGGCGCTGGCGTTCGTCGCGGGACCGGGCGTTTCGCTGGGGGCAGGATCGACGGTCGCGGCATCCGGAACCACGACGGGCGTCCTGCCCGGCGTGCCGTTGCTCGGCGCACTCCCCGAGTCGACGTCACCGTGGCTGCTGCTGCTTGCGCTTCTTCCCGTCGGTGTCGGGGCCTTCGCCGGGTGGGTTGCCCGGTCATCGTACGCCGCGGATGCCGAGCGCATCAGCGCCCGCATCGCCACGACGCTCGGGATCGCGGTCTTTGCCGCGGGCTCGGCCGCGATCCTCGCCGTGCTCGCTTCCGGCTCGCTCGGGCCAGGAACTCTCGCGCAGGTGGGGCCGGAGGCAGGCCCCGTCGCTCTGGCGATCGGTGTCGAGGTCGGCGTCAGCGCCGGCATCCTGCTGCTCTCGCCTCGGCGGCGAGCCCGCGATGACGGGGCCAGCGCCTCGCCGCCCGCGGCACTGCTGGAGCCCTCGATAGACTGA